The Xiphophorus hellerii strain 12219 chromosome 22, Xiphophorus_hellerii-4.1, whole genome shotgun sequence genome has a window encoding:
- the LOC116712670 gene encoding GTPase IMAP family member 2-like isoform X2 translates to MASKMPRSDLRLVLVGQERVGKSSAGNTILGKKELDSRFSSVPVTLSSQKVEGEVEGGRLVVVVDTPGLFSTQLSAEQVKEELLAAVELSSPGPHIFLLTLQLGRFTPQEQKGMETLQKILSPEVSKHTMLLFTYGDRLEDTDIQQFIREDANLMKLLKSCSGHYHVFNNKNMEDRSQVQQLLDKIQTISQDGSLIYQREAKSEESILTWLGKKFFRR, encoded by the coding sequence GCTCAGACCTCAGACTGGTGCTGGTGGGTCAGGAGCGAGTGGGGAAGAGCTCAGCAGGAAACACCATCCTGGGAAAGAAGGAGCTGGACAGTCGGTTCAGCTCCGTCCCTGTGACTCTGAGCTCCCAGAAGGTCGAAGGTGAGGTTGAAGGTGGAAgactggtggtggtggtggacaCCCCTGGCCTCTTCAGCACCCAGCTGTCTGCAGAGCAGGTGAAGGAAGAGCTGCTAGCAGCTGTGGAGCTGAGCTCCCCTGGTCCACACATCTTCCTCCTCACCCTCCAGCTGGGCAGGTTCACCCCCCAGGAGCAGAAGGGGATGGAAACGCTGCAGAAGATCCTGAGTCCTGAAGTCTCCAAACACACCATGCTGCTGTTCACCTACGGAGACCGTCTGGAAGACACCGACATCCAGCAGTTCATCAGGGAGGATGCCAACCTGATGAAGCTGCTAAAGAGCTGCAGCGGCCATTACCACGTGTTCAACAACAAGAATATGGAGGACAGGAGCCAggtccagcagctgctggataAGATCCAGACAATCTCCCAGGATGGGAGCCTGATCTACCAGAGAGAAGCCAAGTCAGAGGAGTCCATCTTGACTTGGTTAGGGAAGAAGTTCTTTAGACGCTGA